In uncultured Desulfuromonas sp., the genomic stretch TTTTCATGCCCATGAGAATGGGGCCGACAGCTTCGGCGCCGCCAAGCTTGCTCAGCAGTTTGTACGAAATGTTGCCGGAGTTGAGATCCGGGAAGACCAGTACATTGGCATTGCCTTTGATTTGAGAAAACGGATACTGCTGCTCCGTCAGATCAGGGTCCAGGGCAACATTGGCCTGAACTTCACCATCGACAACCAGATTGGGGGCCCATTCTTTAACCAGTTGCGTGGCGCGGATAACCTTGCTGGTGAAGGGGTGAATTGCGCTGCCGTAGTTGGAGAAAGACAGCATGGCCACGCGTGGTTCCACTTCAAAATGGCGCGCCTTGTTGGCGGCAAGAATAGCTGTCTCCGCCAGTTCTTCCGCGGTCGGGTCAATGGTCACTGTGGTATCAGCGCAGAAAATCACTTCCTTTTTGAACACCATCATATACAGACCGTGAACCCCTTTGACCTGGGGTTGTTTACCAATCACTTCCAAGGCCGGGCGGATGGTTTCCGGGTAATGATGGTTGATACCGGACAGCATGGCGTCAGCATCACCCATGCGGACCATCATGGCACCGTAGTAGTTACGTTCACGGCAAATGGTGCGGCTCGCTTCCGCCTCGGTGACCCCTTTACGCTGACGTAAACGGAACAGCTCATTGGTGTATTCGTGATGTTTGGGGCTGCCTTTGGTGTCGATAATCTGGACACCGTGAAGATCCAGGCCGAGCTCCTTAATCATCCCTTTGATCTTGTCCTCAGGGCCGAGCAGAATAGGGATGGCGATTTTTTCATCGATAAGGATCTGGGTCGCACGGAGAATTTTTTCATTGTCGCCCTCGGGGAAGACGATACGTTTGCGATCCGACTTAGCCTTGTTGATCAGGGTGCGCATGATCTCTTTGGAACGGCCCTGCAAGGCTTCGAGGGATTCGGTGTATTTATCAATATCACCGATATCGCGCGTGGCAACACCGCTGTCAATGGCGGCTTGAGCGACGGCCGGAGCAACGTGGAGTAAGACGCGCGGATCAAATGGCTTCGGGATCAGGTAATCGCGACCAAAGGAGAACTTGGTGTTGCCGTACGCCTTGATGACCGAGTCGGGAACATCTTCTTTGGCCAGATTGGCCAGTGCCTTGACGGCAGCCATTTTCATTTCATCATTGATGGCGGTGGCATGGGTATCAAGCGCACCGCGGAACAGGAACGGAAAGCACAGGACGTTATTGACTTGGTTGGGAAAGTCACTGCGGCCGGTACCGACAATCACATCGCTGCGCACCTTAATTGCTTCACTGGGCAGGATTTCCGGGTCCGGGTTGGCCATGGCAAACAGAATCGGGTCGGCGGCCATGGAGGCGACCATCTCCGGTGTTACGGCATCTTTGGCGGAAACGCCGAAGAACACATCCGCATCAACCATGGCTTCGTCCAAGGTCCGGCATTCCATTTCCGTGGCCAAGCGGGCTTTGTAATCGTTCATCCCTTCGGTGCGGCCTTTGTATATTACGCCTTTACTGTCGCACAGAACCATATTTTCTTTTTTGGCTCCAAGAGTCAAAGCCATCTGGGCACAGGCAATGCCGGCTGAACCGGCACCATTGACAACGATTTTGATCTTGCTGATGTCCTTTTTGATCAGTTCGAGGGCGTTGATCAGGCCGGCATTGGCGATAATCGCTGTGCCGTGCTGATCATCGTGGAATACCGGAATATTCATCACCTCTTTGAGTTTTTCTTCAATATAGAAGCATTCGGGTGCTTTGATATCTTCAAGATTAATGCCGCCGAAGGTTGGTTCGAGCAGGCGGACGGTATTGATGATCTCGTCCGGGTCTTTGGTGTTGAGTTCGATGTCGAACACGTCGATATCTGCGAAACGCTTGAACAGAATCCCTTTGCCTTCCATGACCGGCTTTCCGGCCAGGGCGCCGATGTCACCAAGGCCAAGGACCGCGCTACCGTTGGAGACAACGGCGACCAGGTTACCTTTGGCGGTGTATTTGTAGGCATCTTCAGGAGATTTTTCAATGGCCAGACAGGGTTCCGCAACGCCGGGACTGTAGGCCAGTGAAAGATCGCGGCTGGTATCGCACGGCTTTGTGGCGATGACTTCAATCTTTCCTTTGCGCCCACTGCTATGATAATCGAGTGCGTCTTGCTTCTTTGCCATAAGAGGAAGTCCTTTCGTTTTTACTGGTATTAAAAATAAGTTGCAGTCCAGATCATGGGGGCCGTCATCGGAAATGACGATGAATCTGCTAAACTAGCCCTTTTAGTCAGGGTAAAAAAGACAATAATCCTGTCTACGCCATGCTGTCAAGGACAAAGGGGAGAAATGAAACTCTGTTTAATATGAGTAAAAAACATTGTTGTGGCGAAATCAAGTTATCAGTCATTGTTGTTTTCAGTGTAGCAATGAATCAATTAAAGTCATCATTTACCGGGAATTATGCGGTTTTTGTCGCAAAGGATGGTTGTTTTAATTGACGATAAAATTAATTTTTCTGTGTTGGAAAAGTTGATGTTTGTGATTTTTTTTAAAGGCTTTATTTCTTTTAAACAAACAATGTTATTTTTTTACAGGTCGGGTGTCCAGCAGGGGAAGGGTCCTTTGACTTCACTGTTTGCCAGCAATCGCTGATAATGCTAAACTTTTCTGTGAGTTACTGGATAGGGTGTTGAGACGAAAGTCGTCCGCGTCAGCCGCAACTAACTGTGGTCGCATCGCGGGCGTAGTCCTGTGTCTCTTTTGTCTTTTTAAATTGAGTAAAGGAACAACAACGTGATTATTGTAACAGGTGGAGCAGGTTTTATCGGCAGTGCCATGGTATGGAAGCTCAACCAGATGGGACGGCAGGATGTGTTGATCGTCGACTCTCTGGGATGCAGTGAAAAATGGAAAAACCTGGTTCCATTGCGCTACAGCGATTATATCGAAAAAGATGATTTTCTGGAGTTGGTTTTGGCGGATCAATTGGAACAACGCTTTGATCTGGGTGAGCAGGGCATTGAAGCTATTTTGCACATGGGTGCCTGTTCTGCGACGACGGAACTGGACGCCCGTTATCTGATTCACAACAACTTTGAATACACGAAGCATATGGCGCGGCTTGCTTTGCGCAGTAATGCCCGCTTTATCTATGCCTCCAGTGCGGCGACCTATGGCGACGGCGAAGACGGGTTTGCCGATGATGAAAATGCCCTGGACGGTT encodes the following:
- a CDS encoding NADP-dependent malic enzyme — its product is MAKKQDALDYHSSGRKGKIEVIATKPCDTSRDLSLAYSPGVAEPCLAIEKSPEDAYKYTAKGNLVAVVSNGSAVLGLGDIGALAGKPVMEGKGILFKRFADIDVFDIELNTKDPDEIINTVRLLEPTFGGINLEDIKAPECFYIEEKLKEVMNIPVFHDDQHGTAIIANAGLINALELIKKDISKIKIVVNGAGSAGIACAQMALTLGAKKENMVLCDSKGVIYKGRTEGMNDYKARLATEMECRTLDEAMVDADVFFGVSAKDAVTPEMVASMAADPILFAMANPDPEILPSEAIKVRSDVIVGTGRSDFPNQVNNVLCFPFLFRGALDTHATAINDEMKMAAVKALANLAKEDVPDSVIKAYGNTKFSFGRDYLIPKPFDPRVLLHVAPAVAQAAIDSGVATRDIGDIDKYTESLEALQGRSKEIMRTLINKAKSDRKRIVFPEGDNEKILRATQILIDEKIAIPILLGPEDKIKGMIKELGLDLHGVQIIDTKGSPKHHEYTNELFRLRQRKGVTEAEASRTICRERNYYGAMMVRMGDADAMLSGINHHYPETIRPALEVIGKQPQVKGVHGLYMMVFKKEVIFCADTTVTIDPTAEELAETAILAANKARHFEVEPRVAMLSFSNYGSAIHPFTSKVIRATQLVKEWAPNLVVDGEVQANVALDPDLTEQQYPFSQIKGNANVLVFPDLNSGNISYKLLSKLGGAEAVGPILMGMKKPVHVLQRGDEVNDIVNMAAVAVVDAQDAFEKEINNGYH